The Thermosipho affectus genomic sequence TTTAAATATAATGCAACTTGCTGTAAAATTTGCAGATAAAAATCCAGGTATTACCCAAGGTCATAGGCTCTGTCCAGGTTGTGCTGCTCCAAATGTTGCGAAATTTGCTTTAATGACAGCAGAAGCATTGGGATATACCCCAGTAGTTGGATTTGCAACTGGATGTATGGAAGTTTCCACAACAATTTATCCTTATACTGCATGGAATATACCATATATACACAATGCATTTGAAAACGCTGCAGCAACTGTAAGTGGTGTCGAAACAGCATATAGGGCTTTGCTAAAAAGGGGAAGACTAGTTGATCCAAATAAAAAATATGCATTTTTCGCTTTTGGTGGAGACGGCGGAACATACGATATAGGACTCCAATCTCTCTCTGGTGCAGTGGAAAGAGGACACAAATTTATCTATATAGTATATGATAACGAAGGATATATGAACACAGGTAATCAAAGATCAGGGGCAACACCTCCAGGTTCACAAACTACCACTCAACCCGTAGGTAAAAAATTACCTGGTAAAATTCAACTAAAGAAAAATCTCGTTGAAATCATGGCTAGTCATGAAAATGTATACGTAGCTACAGTTTCTACATCTGAACCTATGGACTTCTTCAAAAAAATTGAAAAAGCACTTGAGTTTGATGGTCCATCATTTATTGCTGCAATGTCACCATGTGTAAGATTTTGGAGGGTAAATGACGATAAAGCTGTTGAAATATCCAAACTTGCGGTAGAAACTGGTTACTGG encodes the following:
- a CDS encoding thiamine pyrophosphate-dependent enzyme, with the translated sequence MALNIMQLAVKFADKNPGITQGHRLCPGCAAPNVAKFALMTAEALGYTPVVGFATGCMEVSTTIYPYTAWNIPYIHNAFENAAATVSGVETAYRALLKRGRLVDPNKKYAFFAFGGDGGTYDIGLQSLSGAVERGHKFIYIVYDNEGYMNTGNQRSGATPPGSQTTTQPVGKKLPGKIQLKKNLVEIMASHENVYVATVSTSEPMDFFKKIEKALEFDGPSFIAAMSPCVRFWRVNDDKAVEISKLAVETGYWPLYEVERGVYKITKKVKELKPVREFLEKQGRFRNLLKRPDADEIINELQEYITRRWERLLALEEATKDKPIR